The following DNA comes from Eubalaena glacialis isolate mEubGla1 chromosome 1, mEubGla1.1.hap2.+ XY, whole genome shotgun sequence.
ATGTGTCTGGAACAGCACTGGTTCAGAGTGGGTGCTCAGTTTATGTGtgagtcttccttcctctccagtcctttttttctttttctctatttttgtttttacttttatcacAGTGATCCACTAACACTGTTTAAGAGGCAAATTCTTCTTTTGTTACAACAAAAACTAGTTTCTTACCCGGTCCTCACTATTTATTtttccccagaggcaaccactttcaACTCTTTTAAACAATTCTTTCCGTATTTACTTgcatatttcaaaataacttgCTTGTATtggtactttttgttttgttttattttgtttgttttgttttcaggttTCATCTTTTTAATCAACTCGGTGAAGGATGTCCTAAATGCTCCATGaaacacaacagaatatttttttcttccagtattaaaaaaaatatatgggggagttccctggtggcctagcggttaggattctgggctttcactgttgtggcctgGGATCAACCCCTagttgggaaactgagatcccgcaagccacgcagcttggccaaaaataaaacgaaaacaaaaaaacatacacaaatattttgaagaaatttcTATATAATCAGAGAGAGATCGGGAGTATAAAACACCTCTAAGTAATCATGTTCTTGATTTCTTATAGTTAACAGTTGGAAATTGCTTCCTAACCATGATTAAACattgtgtacaggttttttaaatgttcctagatacacatttttaaaaacaatcggTCTGGCAAAACATTTGCCAGAACCAATAATCCTGAGAGCCTGAAGTaaaaaactggtaaaaaaaaaaaaaaaaaaaggaaaaaatacccaTACTCTACAAATGGCTCAGAATTTGTctttaaatgggagaaaaattttaaaaaacacatggagCTTTCTGATAGGTCTTTAACAAACTACCTTGGGAGCTCAATTCAAAAACAGAGGTTGATGTACTAAAACAGATGTCTCAGTGCAGCTCCAAAAATCTTTATAAATACAGCCATTTGGAAGGATGGTCCTGAATCAGAAGAAGTTTTATTCCTTGTGTATCTATATTAGGTGTGCATGCCTCATCTCAGTTGTCATAATTGTCCCTGTAATTTCTTCCTGAGTAGCGGTCATGACCACCCTGGCTTCTGCCGCCATAGTCTCTGGACCTTCCATATCCATATCCTCCAGATTGATTGTCATACCTGCCATTTCCATAGCCCTGGTCCCCACGACCTCTAGAGTAACTGTGACCACGCCCATAGGCCCCAAAGAACCCCCTCTTGTTCCCCAGGGCTAACTTGCCCACGTGGTCTACACGGATCTGACGACCATCCAGAGACTCTCTATTCATGGCTCTCGTGGCGTCTGAGGCATGCTCTGGATTGGTGATAGTGATGTAGCCAAAACCCTGGGATCGCTGAGTTTCCCAGTCCTTGACAATAACCACCTCAGAAATAGGTCTGAAGCTGCTGCGGTGGTCTTCCAGAGCCTGCTTATCAGTGTTGAAGTTGTGGGCTCCCACGAAGAGCTTCTCTTTTTCAGAGGACATGGCAGTAAATTTGAGtcctggaaatgaagaagtaaaaaggCCAAAGAGACAGTTACCGCCAAGGAGCCGAGAGACTGGGCTCTATTGGTACTTTTTgaattcatctactgaaggacatcttgattgatTCTAGtttttggcaactatgaataaggttgctataaacatttgtgtgtaggtttttgtgtggacataagttttcaactcatttacgTGAATACCAAGGAGCACCATCTCTGGATTATATGGCAAACCTACacttagctttgtaagaaattccagactgtcttccaaagtggcagtaccattttgcattcccaccagccataAACGAGAGTTcctgttactccacatcctcaccagcatttggtgttgtcagtgttttggctTTTAGATATTCCtggtatctcattattttaatttgttaattcctaatgacatataatgttgagcatcttttcatatgtttatttgccatcatatatcttctttgaggaggaatctgttcagatcttttgtctattttttggtttattggttggttttcttattgttcagttttacgagttctttgtatattttagatacaagccTCTATCAGATGCgtgttttgcaaatactttctcccagtctttgatgtgcattttccttctcttaaggtactgagcttttattattattatatgtttaaCGTCTAATAGCTCATTTTTGTTCTCTGGATGTTCTTTTTAATAAttccttctttttgtttcatgtatggAATAATTCTTCTCATCTCTCTGAAAATATTCATGATAGTTTTTCCTGAAGTGTTCCTCTCCCTGCAAGCCTCTGTTTCTCCCaagttgcttttatttcttaGTAGAGGCTCTCCCCAAAACAACAGGTGATTCTTGTCTGAGGAAGACACCAAAATCTGACTGTACACTCtgtgtatatttgtgttttgGAGGTAGGGGTGTGTGCTTGGTGactgtgggcttctctctagggTAATCAGGCCAACATTTTGTTGGGGAGCCTGCCTACCCAGTCCTTGCTGGACCTTGTAAACATGGCTACTAGTAGTTTTGGATTTGAGTGGGGGAAGAAGACTGGCAGTTTCACCATCTAGTAAGTAAACTTCCATTTCATCCTTATTTTTAACACTCTACACCCATCTGTGTCTGCTGTCTTCCTGTCTGGATATCCTTAATTTATCTTCTCCAGATAGTGAAGCTTCAGGCTTCTACTGAGGTGCAGAACAGACAGTCCCCCACCTGTGTAGTGAGGGAGGGAATGGATCTGGGGTTAAACTTCTTCTTAGACTTTTTTGAGCATAATACATTGAGTTTATTCCaaaggaaaattttcattttcccccAGTGTTTTAACAGTCTACAAGAATAACATCTAATGTCTTTTcatgttatttgtagacttaaattttaaaatcagaagtggTGATACTAGACAAGATGTAATTTACACTAATTTCTAATAATCTTCTTTTAATGAGAATTTGATGGAATTATTTTGTCACCCTAAAATGAGATTTTACTAAAATGTATACTTTTCTATCACTTGTTCATCCAAAGATCCAGCCTTTTTACCCTCAGTCTGTCCCTATAATGAATGAACTTGAACAAAAACTTCTATCAGaaagtatttctatatattttattttttaattaatttttattggagtatagttgatttacaatgttgtgttagtttctgctatacagcaaagtgaatcggttataaatatatatatatccactcttttttggattctattcccatataggtcattacagagtattgagtaatattccctgtgctgtacagtaggttcttattagttatccattttatatatagtagtgtgtatatgtcgatcccaatctcccagtttatccctcctcctttctttccccctctATATATTTTAGCTGAGTAGATTCTTCAAGGCGTTCTAGGTTCTAGCTAGCAttatctagcatttattgtttctatggatttaaaaaataaagtttctatttagtattcatgtctccttaggctcctcttagGTATGACAATTTCTCAaacttttcatgtttttaaaaattatctttacaaTTCTGAGAAATACTGTTCAGGtactttgtagaatgtccttcaacTGGAATTTTTCTGATGTTTCTCTAGTGATTAGACTTGGGTTATGTGTTCTTGAGAGAAAGACCACAGAGGCACAGCACCATTCTCATCATATTATATCAAGAGGACATGATACCAACATGGCTTATCACCGATGATATTAACTTTGATCACCTGACTGAGGTACTGATTGTCAGGTTTCTCCCTTCTAAAGTGACTCTTTTCACCAGCTCCCAATACTGTAATCTtcggaaggaagtcactatgcacaACCCATATTTAAGGACTGGGGTGTTATGTTCtacctccttgagggcagaatatctacataaattatttggaattcttctgtacagGAGATTTGACTAGTCTCctctgcttatttatttaatcattatttatatcagtatgggcatttattttatactttgagttataaatcaatactactttatttagttgctcaaattgttccaactTTGGCTGTTACGAGCTTTTCCAGTTGGTGCCCTTGTCCTTGGACATGCCCTCACCATTGCGTGTACATTATGTATGTGCGAGCACTTTCTTACTTTTCCATCCCAGGCTTgtttgtatatttcctgccccagttcTAGAACCAGCCATTTTTCCAAggagtcctggttccttttattggagagaggtattagaaaccaagatctgggtgctgggTATGTTCATTGATATTGAGATGTTGTAGCTTCTAGGCTTGCTCAGCTGACAGAACAAAAATTGTATGTGTGTACactaaaccatatatatatacatatctataaataGTTCTATATGTAACCATCTGTATGGTATCTATACtaagttaaatataaattcataCTGTTACCTCCCACTCTAATCCATTAAGAAATGGATCATCCTAGCCTCTTCTTACTTGTTTGTAACCTCCCACTCAAACGGTGAGAAACCAGTCTCCATGCATTTACCTAATTATTCACTTCCACTGCACATGTATAGCAGTATCAGAACTGTTAACCTGTAAACTCATGGGAAAGAATTAGAGTGCAACTAGAATATAGTGATTATGTacagtttcttttgcttttagtCTTGTTTCATTTCCgaagttacttaggtcagcaacttctccccaccccactcccgccCTGACCCCTTTCAATCAGGCTCATTTATACATTTGCAATAGAGTTAGATTGTTTTGTCACATTATACATTCCATCCTGGGGTCTGATGACCTcctaagtgattttttaaaaattttgcatatGTTAAGTTTCACTGTGCTataaagttctatgggttttgacaaatgtaccattaCAGTAACATACAAAACAGTTTCAAAGTCCTTAAAAAAATCCCCAGTGGTTTACCAATTCAGCCCTCCCCTGCTTCCTGGCAATCGCTGGCAATTACTTTCTCTATAGCTTTGCCTTTTttagaatgtcatatatttggaatcatacagtatgtagccttttcaaactGGCTTCTTCCCcctagcaatatgcatttaagattcatccgtgtggaaattccctggcagtacagtggttaggacttcacgctttcactgctgagggcccgggttcaatccctggcctgggaactaagatcccacaagctgcacagtgtggccaaaaaaaaaaaaaaaaaaaattcatccatgtcttttctcagcttcatagctcatttctttttatcactgaataatattcaattgtatggatatacaattttgtgtgtttgtttatccattcgcctATAGAAGggcatcttagttgcttccagtttggggcaattatgaataaagctgctataaacatttgtgtgagGGTTTTTGTGTTGGTGtaagttttcaaatcagttgGATAATTAAACAGACTTTTAACCAATCATTCCTCTTTTTGGCTTCACCTTCACACCCACTTCCAGAGGAAAGGGATGTCTTCTGTTTCCAAGCCTTTGAGGGGTTCTGCAATGTAGATCGACTTGCTTCTTGGCTTCCTACCTGCCCGTTTGTGATTCCACTACCTCTGGTCTGCTAAGTCATTTACACTCTCCCGTCAGCTTTCCAGCCTGGAAAATTATGTTGCATAATCCCCTCTTCTTGTCCTATTATTTTTGTGGGTTTATATCTTGAcccttttattgtcattttagtgGGATGGAGTGAACGCTAATGTCAATGTTCAACCCACCAGTTTCGGCCAGAAGTATCCCCCCTTCTTTTCTCAGAGGCAGAGATTTGATCTCCCTGGGGATGTAAAGTCAGGGCCGCTGTGACTCCAGTCCTGTGAGAAGACCCTCTGCTTCCAAACTCTCTCCCAGTGCCCGTCCAGTCAGGGCCTCAGTCCCAACCCCCTGCCCTTAATGATCCCGACCTCAGGGCTTTGAAGGCCCGAACCTGTCGGGAAGGGAGGAGAACTGGCTCAACATTCTGAGCTGGACGCCTCAGGTCAAGGTCATGTGTGGATATGGCTCAGCCTGGGAAGATGACAGAAATGGCGGGGCAGGAGGAAAGGGCAAAGAGAGCGAGACCCCATGAACAGACTGGAGCCCAAACATTTTCTAGTCCCTCTTTGGTACGTCCACCCTCACCTCCCTAACAAACAATGTCTTGCAGCAAACCTTCAGGGGGACGTGACAGAGGTGATGAAGCCAACAAAGAAGGGAAGTCAGGGTTACAGTGAAGAAATTACATACTTGGTCACTGAACAGTCACTTCCCTCTGCCCAGCCTCTGATATCCTTCGCCCTGATCTCTTTACACTCTACCCAGAGTGACTTCTTCCTTGGTGATTCCATCCCCTCAGAGCCCTCGCTCACAGCCAGGATCCTAAGGCCTCCCCACGTCATAGCTCCAGCCACGGTCCCCTTCCTGA
Coding sequences within:
- the LOC133095518 gene encoding RNA-binding protein 3-like; amino-acid sequence: MSSEKEKLFVGAHNFNTDKQALEDHRSSFRPISEVVIVKDWETQRSQGFGYITITNPEHASDATRAMNRESLDGRQIRVDHVGKLALGNKRGFFGAYGRGHSYSRGRGDQGYGNGRYDNQSGGYGYGRSRDYGGRSQGGHDRYSGRNYRDNYDN